The proteins below are encoded in one region of Syntrophotalea carbinolica DSM 2380:
- the lptF gene encoding LPS export ABC transporter permease LptF produces MTSLRIQRYLLRETLVPMLLGLAVFTLVLLLGRILNLVELVINKGVPLVDVLLLLAYLLPTFLVLTLPLSFLLGVMAGFGRMSADREILALKACGVGLRQLTAPIVGLGLLVSLATAATTIAIKPASEDLFREKLFHIASSRANIGIQAQIFNDEFEGIILYANDVDERSGRMQGVFISDERDDTLSSIILANEGRIFSNQENLTLTLHLENGTIHRQRRETGSGFQVIEFTRYDLNLDLGQTSMSADQPRKNKKTMTLGELYQAIRPDAATPPSKKRELLAEFHWRLAVPVIPLLFALLGVPLGIQPVRSGRGSGFAAGLLVFLAYYVLLSLAGTLVVDAGLPGLIMWGPNSIFLLASIVVLRAAAKEKPLPLVEFCRRWTDILIRRLRK; encoded by the coding sequence ATGACAAGCCTTCGCATCCAACGTTATCTACTGCGCGAAACCCTTGTTCCCATGCTCCTGGGACTGGCGGTTTTCACCCTCGTCCTGCTTCTGGGTCGCATCCTCAATCTGGTCGAGCTGGTCATCAACAAAGGGGTACCCCTGGTTGATGTCTTGCTGTTGCTCGCCTACCTGCTGCCGACGTTTCTCGTCCTGACACTGCCTCTGTCCTTCCTGCTGGGGGTTATGGCCGGGTTCGGACGCATGTCCGCGGATCGGGAAATTCTTGCACTTAAGGCATGCGGCGTCGGATTGCGCCAGTTGACCGCGCCGATCGTAGGATTGGGATTACTGGTGAGTCTGGCTACCGCTGCGACAACCATTGCCATCAAACCGGCCAGCGAAGACCTGTTTCGCGAAAAACTGTTCCATATCGCCAGCAGTCGCGCCAACATCGGTATTCAGGCCCAAATCTTCAACGACGAATTCGAAGGCATCATCCTGTACGCCAACGATGTCGACGAACGCTCCGGACGAATGCAGGGCGTTTTCATCTCGGATGAACGAGACGACACCCTGTCCTCCATCATCCTGGCCAATGAGGGTCGGATTTTTTCCAACCAGGAAAACCTGACCCTTACCCTGCACCTGGAAAACGGCACCATACATCGCCAACGCCGGGAAACCGGCAGCGGCTTTCAGGTTATCGAGTTTACGCGGTACGACCTGAATCTCGACCTCGGGCAGACCTCCATGTCGGCGGATCAACCACGGAAAAACAAAAAAACCATGACGCTTGGAGAGCTATACCAGGCCATCCGACCCGACGCAGCAACGCCCCCTTCCAAAAAAAGGGAATTGCTGGCCGAATTCCACTGGCGCCTGGCTGTTCCCGTAATCCCCCTGCTTTTCGCCCTGCTCGGCGTTCCCCTGGGCATTCAGCCGGTGCGCTCCGGTCGCGGCAGCGGGTTTGCCGCCGGCCTGCTGGTTTTCCTGGCCTATTATGTCCTGCTGTCCCTTGCCGGCACCCTGGTCGTCGATGCCGGCTTGCCTGGCCTCATCATGTGGGGGCCCAATTCGATTTTCCTTTTGGCCAGCATCGTCGTTTTACGTGCCGCAGCCAAGGAAAAGCCCCTTCCCCTGGTGGAGTTTTGCCGTCGATGGACGGACATCCTCATCCGCCGCCTGAGGAAATAA
- the lptG gene encoding LPS export ABC transporter permease LptG, which produces MTPLYSRYILATFFRLFGLAIGAFAGLYLLVEFFERIDDFIEYHASVTLCVAYFLNKTPLIITQVAPLACLMAVFMTLGGFTRSGELVAMHAGGISLAKIAAPMLRMGLLFSLIILAANEVIVPPSIQRARHILTTEVRGGPAVHYKQDKIWLRHNRSILNIRQIEPVQQTLKGITLLSFDKNFRIQQRFDAGSAVYSGGRWYCQDAVTRRFDTTSGNLLTEQRLAEKIEDLPVVPEDFKVPGSKRNEDLPISEFHRLGKKLKREGYNPTRFQVDMHARIAAPFGCLMMTFLGIPFAIRKGRGASMALGIAISVAIGALYFILNATLLAFGYSGTFPPIIAAWSANILFLLFGTWLFLHSEG; this is translated from the coding sequence ATGACGCCTCTCTACAGCCGCTATATTTTAGCAACTTTTTTCCGACTGTTCGGCTTGGCTATCGGGGCCTTTGCCGGCCTTTATCTACTCGTCGAGTTTTTCGAACGGATTGACGATTTTATCGAGTATCATGCTTCCGTCACTTTATGCGTAGCGTACTTCCTCAACAAAACCCCTCTGATCATTACCCAGGTTGCCCCCCTGGCATGCCTCATGGCGGTTTTCATGACCCTTGGCGGGTTCACCCGTTCAGGAGAGCTGGTGGCCATGCATGCCGGCGGCATCAGCCTGGCGAAAATAGCCGCGCCCATGCTGCGTATGGGGCTTTTATTCTCACTTATCATACTCGCCGCCAATGAAGTTATCGTACCGCCCTCCATACAGCGGGCCAGGCATATCCTCACCACCGAAGTAAGAGGAGGCCCCGCCGTGCATTACAAGCAGGATAAAATCTGGCTACGACACAATAGATCCATCCTCAACATCCGTCAGATCGAACCGGTACAGCAAACTTTAAAAGGTATCACGCTGCTGTCTTTTGATAAAAACTTCCGCATTCAACAACGCTTTGATGCCGGCAGCGCCGTTTATAGCGGCGGCAGGTGGTATTGCCAGGATGCCGTTACCCGTCGATTCGACACGACATCCGGCAATTTGTTAACGGAACAACGCCTTGCGGAAAAGATAGAGGACCTGCCGGTGGTTCCGGAAGACTTCAAGGTTCCCGGCAGCAAACGCAACGAAGATTTGCCCATCAGCGAATTCCATCGCCTGGGGAAAAAGCTTAAACGCGAAGGATACAACCCTACCCGCTTCCAGGTCGACATGCACGCCCGTATAGCCGCCCCGTTTGGGTGTCTGATGATGACCTTCCTTGGCATCCCTTTCGCGATCCGCAAAGGCCGCGGCGCCAGCATGGCCCTCGGCATCGCCATCAGTGTCGCCATCGGCGCCCTCTATTTCATCCTGAACGCAACCCTGCTGGCCTTTGGCTACTCGGGAACCTTCCCCCCAATCATCGCCGCATGGAGCGCCAACATCCTGTTCCTGCTTTTCGGTACCTGGCTGTTTTTGCATAGCGAAGGCTGA
- the ahcY gene encoding adenosylhomocysteinase, which produces MSSESISENYVVKDMGLAEWGRREIRMAEAEMPGLMAIREEYRGTKPLAGARITGSLHMTIQTAVLIETLAELGADLRWASCNIYSTQDHAAAAIAATGVPVFAYKGETLEEYWEYTFKALAYEEGPQLIVDDGGDATLLIHRGVERERAYARTGKVPEISHDNKELSIVDALLNRQLLVDAEYWQRMATGLLGVSEETTTGVHRLYHMARNGELLFPAFNVNDSVTKSKFDNLYGCRESLIDGIKRATDVMIAGKKCVVLGYGDVGKGCAQAFKGMGALVSVTEVDPICALQAAMEGFAVVDMDEACQWGDIFVTTTGNVDVITRSHMDVMKNEAIVCNIGHFDSEIQVDALYDDPSLTVHEVKPQVDQIEWPDGKRITVLAKGRLVNLGCATGHPSFVMSNSFTNQVLAQIELWQNSDRYENKVYVLPKQLDEKVARLHLANLGVKLTRMTEKQADYLGVPVDGPYKPEHYRY; this is translated from the coding sequence ATGAGTAGTGAGTCTATTTCGGAAAATTACGTTGTCAAAGACATGGGGTTGGCTGAATGGGGGCGTAGAGAAATCCGTATGGCCGAGGCGGAAATGCCCGGCTTGATGGCCATCCGGGAGGAGTATCGCGGTACCAAACCGTTGGCCGGGGCCCGTATCACGGGGTCTTTGCATATGACGATCCAGACGGCGGTATTGATCGAGACCCTGGCGGAGTTGGGTGCCGATTTGCGTTGGGCCAGCTGCAATATCTATTCAACCCAGGATCATGCCGCTGCCGCCATCGCTGCCACCGGTGTTCCGGTGTTTGCGTACAAAGGGGAGACTCTGGAGGAATACTGGGAGTACACTTTCAAGGCTCTGGCTTATGAAGAAGGTCCGCAGCTGATTGTCGATGACGGTGGCGATGCGACCCTCCTGATCCACCGCGGGGTGGAGCGTGAGCGCGCCTATGCCCGTACCGGAAAGGTACCCGAAATTTCTCACGATAATAAAGAGCTCAGTATCGTGGACGCCTTGCTCAATCGGCAACTGCTGGTGGATGCCGAGTACTGGCAGCGCATGGCTACGGGGCTTTTAGGCGTAAGTGAGGAAACAACCACTGGCGTGCACCGGCTGTATCATATGGCCCGAAACGGGGAACTGCTGTTCCCGGCTTTTAACGTCAACGATTCGGTGACCAAAAGTAAATTCGATAATCTTTACGGATGCCGTGAATCGCTTATCGATGGAATCAAACGTGCCACCGACGTCATGATTGCCGGAAAAAAATGCGTCGTGCTGGGTTACGGAGATGTGGGCAAGGGCTGTGCCCAGGCCTTTAAGGGGATGGGGGCCCTGGTGTCCGTCACGGAAGTCGACCCCATCTGTGCCCTGCAGGCCGCCATGGAAGGTTTTGCGGTGGTGGATATGGACGAAGCTTGCCAGTGGGGGGATATTTTTGTGACAACCACCGGTAATGTCGATGTCATAACCCGCAGCCATATGGATGTCATGAAGAACGAAGCCATCGTCTGCAATATCGGGCATTTCGACTCGGAAATTCAGGTCGATGCGTTGTATGACGACCCCAGTCTGACGGTGCACGAGGTCAAACCGCAGGTCGACCAGATTGAATGGCCCGACGGCAAGCGTATCACCGTGCTGGCCAAGGGCCGGCTGGTGAATCTTGGCTGTGCCACGGGACATCCTTCCTTTGTCATGTCCAACTCTTTTACCAATCAGGTGCTGGCGCAGATCGAACTGTGGCAAAACTCCGATCGGTATGAAAACAAGGTCTACGTACTGCCCAAGCAACTGGACGAAAAAGTGGCGCGTTTGCACCTCGCTAACCTGGGGGTGAAGTTGACCAGGATGACGGAAAAGCAGGCCGACTATCTTGGCGTTCCGGTGGATGGACCCTACAAGCCCGAACACTATCGCTACTGA